The DNA sequence AACCCGTTGCTATGGCAATGAATCTCTGTCctgctgaaaaaaacacatattggTGGGTCTTAATGGGCTTTTTTTTGGCTGTAGGTCTTTTAGGTATTTGGTGTCAAATTTGTCCGAAAAAAAGCAGTTAACATGTGACCCACACAGGTGTTTGTCCAATTGCAAGTCATGTCATCATGCATCACTTAACTGAGTTCGCCGTGTGACTGATTTGATTgatttcttcctcctgtctatAGTTTGTTGGCTACATTGCATCACATCTGTCTGTGACCCCCCATGATAATATTTTCCAGGACATCACACTGACCTTTGAGTTTTACTCAGAATTAGTCATCTCCTTGCGTGAAACTGGATCAAACTACGTGtcaaacatttatttccatGTTTCAGATGGTGCCGACTAATTAGAGAAACAtagctgacagacagctgtcagGAGTATTGAATGTACTTTATTGGATCTCAAAGTTTTGGGCTCTAACTTTAatatctgtgtatttatttatttattatcagtGTTAGATTAATTTGCTCATAAATCCAGATTCAGTCCCTGACCTGAGGTGTACGGTATGTTTATTACATTGCCTGGAAACAGTGCAGTTCAAAAGCCACAGCGCCAATGAGATACAATAAATGTCAGGAGTCACTGTTATCAATAATGATAGTGTCATGCTAATTGGGAACAGGAGTCAAAtgcatttacagtaaaaagAAACCTGGAGTTGTTTGGCCTTTGAAGGGAACTTCAGAAGTAGGTAAGATGTTTAATGCATCTTTAAAACACACTGATCTTGAATGTGAGGTGAGGATATATGCACTGACGGTGACTAGGTgccattaaaataataaaaaaaaaacaggttttatGAATGATAGAACTGCAAAGTAAACAAGGAAGTTTGATTTGTTTACATATTAACCAAGTAGTGAAGAAAGAGGGTGTGATGCACGAGTGCTTACGTTCAATAAGAGGCGTGTGTCCTCTGTACTTTGGTTTCCAGTGTGTTGGACACTCATGTTTGGGGtgttaacacacaaacaaatgacttCTTTGAGATATAGGTCAGATAATATAACATTTACTTAACTGGGGAACGTTAATGAGTAACTTGTAAATAAGGTAGGTGAGCTTTTTTATCAGGTAGAAAATACCTGATATAATAATACAGAAACCCAATGCCAACTGTGAACACCAGCTCTTTCTCAGATCAGTCTACATCTGCCCATTATAGTAGCCTTTGAAAACACAATCTGACAGCCGAGGTTTGTAACAGTCGTATGATTTCCAGCTTAGACATGTCTAAAATTCATACTGTGACTTGTCTCTCTTCAAGTATAATGCTTAGATGGGTTGCAAATTCCCTTCATTGTTTAAATTAGTGATTGCGGTGCTGTGTACCTGAGCTCAGAGCCTCTGGTTTGTGTCCCTCATGCCTCAGAGTGGTACTGCTGGTGGAGCTGGTTGTTTGGGTGCTTTGGGGGCTGCTGGTAGTGGTACTGATTCCAGGGGTGGCGGTTGGGACGCTGATGGTGGTTGTCGTTGGGCCAATGGTTTGGTTGGTGCTGGTGGTATTACTGATCACAGTGGTGCCTGTTGCAGAGTGGGTGGTGTTTGTTATTGGGCTAATGTCTTGGGTAGTGCCGGTAGTATTACTGATATCAGTGGTGCCAGTGGTAGCAGTGCTGTTGTTAGGGGTTGGGCTAATGGTTTGGGTAACTTTAGTCCCAGTAGTGCCAGTTAggggggtggtggtgatggtggtggtggtgttggtggtggtgatggtggtggtggtgttggtggtggtggtggtggtggtggtgatggtggtggtggtggtgttcgGGTTAGCTGTTTGGTTGGTGCTGGGAGTGCTATTGATGTGAGTGGTGTTGGCAGGGGTGCTGATGGTAGTGCTGTTTGGGTTAGCAGTTTGATTGGTGG is a window from the Parambassis ranga chromosome 12, fParRan2.1, whole genome shotgun sequence genome containing:
- the parm1 gene encoding cell wall protein DAN4, with amino-acid sequence MMRVRLRAVITCLLFICAVKGQTTTVNPTSQPQSTATLTTEVTTHVTDLSTTHTDHSTNATGTSTSAPLSTNQTTGLSSTTTISTSTSTTGITTTPTTNQTANPNSTTISTPANTTHINSTPSTNQTANPNTTTTTITTTTTTTTNTTTTITTTNTTTTITTTPLTGTTGTKVTQTISPTPNNSTATTGTTDISNTTGTTQDISPITNTTHSATGTTVISNTTSTNQTIGPTTTTISVPTATPGISTTTSSPQSTQTTSSTSSTTLRHEGHKPEALSSGSIAAIVVVFLILAVLVLGGLFYYKIRRTSYGPLLDSNDYGTIGNFTNPMYDP